A window of the Hevea brasiliensis isolate MT/VB/25A 57/8 chromosome 6, ASM3005281v1, whole genome shotgun sequence genome harbors these coding sequences:
- the LOC110659054 gene encoding uncharacterized protein LOC110659054, with protein sequence MANLVPGVLLKLLQHMNTDIKVAGEHRSSLLQVVSIVPALAGGELFPNQGFYLKVSDSSHATYVSLADEHDDLILSDKIQLGQFIHVERLESASPVPILRGVRPVPGRHPCVGSPEDIVATHSLGFLNNNDDSSSGLKHLEKVNSPKKGYSGSSNIGEKVKSLGVRLNGNANKDDLSDRKTSSLSRTKSQLSKPTLNLDLKKDTLAKSKSSSSRSIPSSPTSCYSLPTSFEKFANGVNQQAKIKGSDKGSTKSGVVEKLSSVRGASPTAKRVPVIKNIVQGIEMGAKALRKSWEGNMEVKHRENSKLRASKHSPYPEARSISAPRKSTSTNRLTSKEDNKTQLSAKSSKEENRNPVSTKKVVANGNLDGQEKSNKQRPSIGKKSSGDNDGLPGNLVKFSINSRKLPEGSISWSSLPSSVAKLGKEVMKLRDAAQTAAIEAMQEASAAESLLRCLSIYSELTSSAKEDNPQPAVEQFLTLHASLNNARLVADSLSKIIPVGSCPDSDHNPSEEVLKVTSDRRKHAATWVQAALATNLSSFYVFKKETTSASTQGQKTSSGNQPILVLENSSKNASAKTQGKTRPSVGSKLVATGAFRKAGDTSAISQKMPPQPPPEWIKGSGLDEAVDLAEMLQMESQDWFLGFVERFLDADVDSSTLSDNGQIAGMLTQLKSVNDWLDEIGSSKDEEETPNVSSETIDRLRKKIYEYLLTHVESAAAALGSGSQSSPRLQSIDTKTKR encoded by the exons ATGGCCAATCTTGTTCCCGGAGTGCTCCTCAAACTTCTGCAACACATGAATACAGATATAAAAGTTGCTGGTGAGCACAGGTCATCTTTATTGCAGGTGGTGAGCATTGTACCAGCACTAGCAGGAGGTGAGCTATTTCCTAACCAAGGGTTTTATCTCAAGGTATCAGATTCATCTCATGCCACTTATGTATCTTTAGCTGATGAGCATGATGATCTAATTCTTAGTGATAAGATCCAACTGGGTCAATTTATTCATGTCGAAAGGCTTGAATCAGCCTCACCAGTCCCCATTCTTAGAGGTGTTAGGCCAGTCCCAGGGAGGCACCCTTGTGTAGGGAGCCCAGAAGATATTGTAGCAACTCACTCTCTTGGGTTTCTCAATAATAATGATGATTCAAGTTCAGGTTTAAAACATTTAGAGAAAGTGAACTCACCTAAGAAAGGGTATTCAGGAAGTAGCAATATAGGAGAGAAGGTGAAATCATTGGGGGTTAGACTGAATGGCAATGCGAATAAGGATGATTTATCAGATAGGAAAACCTCTTCTCTGAGCAGGACAAAGTCTCAATTGTCAAAACCTACACTGAATTTGGATTTGAAGAAGGACACTTTGGCAAAATCGAAATCTTCAAGTTCAAGGTCGATTCCTTCCTCTCCAACAAGTTGTTATTCGCTGCCCACTTCATTTGAGAAATTTGCTAATGGGGTTAACCAGCAGGCGAAGATTAAGGGGTCAGATAAGGGATCTACTAAGTCAGGAGTAGTGGAAAAGTTAAGTTCTGTTCGCGGGGCAAGTCCAACTGCAAAGAGGGTACCAGTTATTAAGAATATAGTTCAAGGGATTGAGATGGGTGCTAAAGCATTAAGGAAGAGTTGGGAAGGGAATATGGAGGTGAAGCACAGGGAGAATTCAAAATTAAGGGCTTCTAAACACAGTCCGTATCCTGAAGCTCGGAGTATTTCT GCTCCTAGAAAAAGCACGTCAACCAATAGATTGACATCTAAAGAGGACAATAAGACCCAACTATCGGCCAAATCATCTAAAGAGGAGAATAGAAATCCGGTATCTACAAAGAAAGttgttgcaaatggaaatttggaTGGTCAAGAGAAGTCAAATAAGCAAAGACCATCTATTGGAAAAAAATCATCAGGAGATAATGATGGACTTCCAGGAAACCTGGTTAAGTTTTCAATAAATAGCAGGAAACTGCCTGAGGGAAGCATTTCATGGAGTTCACTACCCTCTTCTGTTGCTAAGCTTGGAAAG GAAGTTATGAAGCTTAGGGATGCTGCACAGACAGCAGCAATAGAGGCTATGCAAGAGGCTTCTGCTGCAGAGAGCTTACTTCGATGTTTAAG CATATACTCTGAGCTAACTTCCTCTGCTAAAGAAGATAACCCACAACCTGCTGTGGAGCAGTTCTTGACCCTCCATGCAAGCTTGAACAATGCTCGCTTGGTTGCCGACTCTCTGTCTAAAATTATTCCGGTTGGTTCATGTCCAGATTCTGATCACAACCCATCAGAAGAAGTGCTAAAGGTCACATCAGATAGACGCAAACATGCAGCCACTTGGGTCCAAGCTGCATTGGCCACCAATCTGTCATCCTTTTATGTATTTAAAAAAGAAACAACTTCAGCTTCCACTCAAGGCCAAAAGACTTCCAGTGGTAATCAACCCATATTAGTCCTTGAAAATTCTTCAAAGAATGCATCAGCAAAAACTCAAGGGAAAACCCGTCCATCTGTTGGCTCCAAGCTTGTAGCAACCGGAGCTTTTCGCAAAGCAGGGGATACCTCTGCCATTAGTCAGAAGATGCCGCCCCAACCTCCACCTGAGTGGATCAAAGGAAGTGGCCTTGATGAGGCTGTGGACTTGGCTGAAATGTTGCAGATGGAGTCCCAAGATTGGTTCCTGGGATTTGTGGAGAGGTTCTTGGATGCTGATGTGGATTCCTCAACTTTGTCAGATAATGGTCAAATAGCAGGCATGTTGACTCAGCTGAAGAGTGTGAATGACTGGTTAGATGAGATTGGTTCAAGCAAGGATGAAGAAGAAACACCCAATGTTTCATCAGAGACTATCGACAGGCTTAGAAAGAAGATTTATGAATATCTTCTTACGCATGTTGAATCTGCTGCCGCTGCATTAGGCAGTGGATCACAATCATCACCAAGGCTTCAAAGCATAGACACGAAAACAAAAAGGTGA
- the LOC110659055 gene encoding calreticulin-3, whose protein sequence is MEKPQLRVLQALKLLFFFSTFYFLFLFAFAFSEIFFEERFEDGWKDRWVLSDWKRSEGKAGTFKHTAGKWPGDPDDKGLQTYNDAKHFAISAKIPEFSNKEKTLVVQYSIKFEQNIECGGGYIKLLSGYVNQKKFGGDTPYSFMFGPDICGSQTKKLHVILSYQGQNYPIKRDIQCETDKLTHFYTFILRPDASYSILIDNRERESGSMYTDWDILPPRKIKDTNAKKPADWDDREYIDDPNDIKPEGYDSIPSEIPDPKAKEPDDWDEEEDGIWKPPKIPNPAYKGPWKRKKIRNPNYKGKWKKTTWIDNPEFEDDPDLYVLKPLKYVGIEVWQVKAGSIFDNILICDDPQYARQVVEDIWAKNREGEKEAFEEAEKIRRAREEEESQRAREEGERRRKERGHRYGERRHHKRYDPHYDDDYHDEL, encoded by the exons ATGGAAAAACCTCAGCTCCGTGTACTTCAAGCTCTAaagcttctctttttcttctctactttctattttctctttctctttgctTTCGCCTTCTCTGAAATCTTCTTTGAAGAGCGCTTCGAAG ATGGGTGGAAGGATCGTTGGGTTTTATCGGACTGGAAGAGAAGCGAAGGAAAAGCTGGTACATTTAAGCACACAGCTGGGAAATGGCCTGGAGATCCTGATGATAAAG GTCTCCAGACATACAATGACGCCAAGCATTTTGCCATATCCGCAAAGATACCGGAGTTCAGCAACAAAGAGAAGACTCTAGTCGTCCAATACTCTATTAAGTTTGAGCAGAACATTGAATGTGGTGGTGGTTACATTAAACTTCTTTCTGGTTATGTCAATCAGAAAAAGTTTGGTGGTGATACTCCttacag TTTTATGTTTGGACCTGATATATGTGGCTCACAGACAAAAAAGCTCCATGTTATCCTCTCCTACCAGGGGCAGAATTATCCCATAAAAAGGGATATACAATGTGAAACTGACAAGCTTACTCATTTCTACACATTTATTCTTAGGCCTGATGCATCTTACAGTATCTTAATTGATAATCGAGAAAGAGAATCTGGAAGTATGTACACAGACTGGGATATCCTTCctccaagaaaaatcaaagacacaaATGCAAAGAAG CCAGCGGACTGGGATGATAGAGAATATATTGATGATCCTAATGATATCAAACCGGAG GGATATGATTCTATTCCATCCGAGATTCCTGATCCCAAGGCTAAAGAG CCTGATGACTGGGATGAAGAGGAGGATGGGATATGGAAGCCACCCAAGATCCCAAATCCAGCATACAAAGGACCATGGAAAAGAAAG AAAATCAGGAACCCCAACTATAAGGGGAAGTGGAAGAAGACTACATGGATTGACAACCCAG AGTTTGAAGATGATCCTGACCTTTATGTGCTGAAGCCCTTAAAATACGTGGGTATTGAAGTATGGCAG GTGAAGGCTGGTTCAATTTTTGATAACATATTGATTTGTGATGACCCACAATATGCAAGACAAGTTGTGGAAGATATCTGGGCCAAGAATAGGGAG GGTGAAAAAGAAGCCTTTGAGGAAGCAGAGAAAATAAGGAGAGCTCGAGAAGAAGAG GAATCTCAAAGAGCAAGAGAAGAAGGGGAGAGGAGGAGGAAAGAAAGGGGGCATCGATATGGAGAGAGGAGACATCATAAAAGG TATGATCCCCACTACGATGACGATTACCAT GATGAACTTTAA
- the LOC110659056 gene encoding probable hydroxyacylglutathione hydrolase 2, chloroplastic isoform X1, with product MQMISKASCAVASVRCSRVRSGLCVRPGVRQLCLRKGFLYGFMHLLSMPFKTLRGASRTLRVAQFCSVSNMSSSLQIELVPCLRDNYAYLLHDVDTGTVGVVDPSESVPIIDALSRKNQNLTYILNTHHHHDHTGGNEQLKARYGAKVIGPGIDRDRIPGIDIVLNDGDKWMFAGHKVVVMETPGHTRGHISFYFPGSGAIFTGDTLFSLSCGKLFEGTPEQMYSSLRKIMSLPDDTNIYCGHEYTLSNSKFALSIEPNNEALQSYADHVAHLRSKNLPTIPTTLKVEKACNPFLRTSSTEIRQSLNIPVTANDAEALGVIRQAKDNF from the exons ATGCAAATGATTTCGAAAGCATCTTGTGCTGTGGCCTCCGTTCGTTGCTCAAGG GTGAGGAGTGGGCTTTGTGTACGGCCAGGTGTGAGACAGCTTTGCCTTAGAAAAGGTTTCTTGTATGGATTCATGCACTTATTGTCTATGCCATTTAAGACCTTGCGTGGAGCTAGTAGAACACTTAGAGTCGCTCAATTTTGCAGTGTTTCCAATATGTCTTCCTCATTACAAATTGAATTG GTGCCGTGTCTTAGGGACAACTATGCATATCTTTTACATGATGTGGATACTGGCACAGTTGGAGTTGTTGATCCCTCTGAATCTGTACCTATTATAGATGCTCTAAGTAGGAAAAACCAAAATTTGACATATATTCTAAATACTCATCATCATCATGATCACACTGGTGGGAACGAACAGTTGAAAGCAAGGTACGGTGCAAAG GTGATTGGTCCAGGAATAGACAGAGACAGAATTCCTGGCATTGATATAGTTCTGAATGATGGTGATAAATGGATGTTTGCAGGACACAAGGTGGTTGTAATGGAAACTCCTGGTCATACCCGAG GCCACATTAGTTTCTACTTTCCTGGATCAGGGGCAATTTTTACAGGAGACACTTTGTTTAGCTTATCATGTGGCAAGCTTTTCGAAGGAACACCTGAGCAG ATGTATTCTTCCCTGAGAAAAATCATGTCTTTGCCAGATGATACAAATATATATTGTGGCCATGAATATACATTG AGTAATTCAAAGTTTGCATTGTCTATAGAACCCAATAATGAGGCACTCCAGTCCTATGCAGACCATGTGGCCCATCTTCGCAGCAAGAATTTGCCAACA ATTCCAACTACGCTAAAGGTTGAGAAGGCTTGTAATCCTTTCCTTCGCACTTCAAGTACAGAAATTCGGCAGTCATTAAATATTCCAGTAACGGCAAATGATGCAGAAGCCTTAGGAGTCATCCGTCAAGCAAAGGATAATTTTTAA
- the LOC110659056 gene encoding probable hydroxyacylglutathione hydrolase 2, chloroplastic isoform X2, whose protein sequence is MQMISKASCAVASVRCSRVRSGLCVRPGVRQLCLRKGFLYGFMHLLSMPFKTLRGASRTLRVAQFCSVSNMSSSLQIELVPCLRDNYAYLLHDVDTGTVGVVDPSESVPIIDALSRKNQNLTYILNTHHHHDHTGGNEQLKARYGAKVIGPGIDRDRIPGIDIVLNDGDKWMFAGHKVVVMETPGHTRGHISFYFPGSGAIFTGDTLFSLSCGKLFEGTPEQIPTTLKVEKACNPFLRTSSTEIRQSLNIPVTANDAEALGVIRQAKDNF, encoded by the exons ATGCAAATGATTTCGAAAGCATCTTGTGCTGTGGCCTCCGTTCGTTGCTCAAGG GTGAGGAGTGGGCTTTGTGTACGGCCAGGTGTGAGACAGCTTTGCCTTAGAAAAGGTTTCTTGTATGGATTCATGCACTTATTGTCTATGCCATTTAAGACCTTGCGTGGAGCTAGTAGAACACTTAGAGTCGCTCAATTTTGCAGTGTTTCCAATATGTCTTCCTCATTACAAATTGAATTG GTGCCGTGTCTTAGGGACAACTATGCATATCTTTTACATGATGTGGATACTGGCACAGTTGGAGTTGTTGATCCCTCTGAATCTGTACCTATTATAGATGCTCTAAGTAGGAAAAACCAAAATTTGACATATATTCTAAATACTCATCATCATCATGATCACACTGGTGGGAACGAACAGTTGAAAGCAAGGTACGGTGCAAAG GTGATTGGTCCAGGAATAGACAGAGACAGAATTCCTGGCATTGATATAGTTCTGAATGATGGTGATAAATGGATGTTTGCAGGACACAAGGTGGTTGTAATGGAAACTCCTGGTCATACCCGAG GCCACATTAGTTTCTACTTTCCTGGATCAGGGGCAATTTTTACAGGAGACACTTTGTTTAGCTTATCATGTGGCAAGCTTTTCGAAGGAACACCTGAGCAG ATTCCAACTACGCTAAAGGTTGAGAAGGCTTGTAATCCTTTCCTTCGCACTTCAAGTACAGAAATTCGGCAGTCATTAAATATTCCAGTAACGGCAAATGATGCAGAAGCCTTAGGAGTCATCCGTCAAGCAAAGGATAATTTTTAA